The following coding sequences lie in one Methylotuvimicrobium alcaliphilum 20Z genomic window:
- a CDS encoding AMIN domain-containing protein → MRNTRLKYISLATCLAFSEADAQQLVLDSIDYQSTSRQAVIDLSIAPTEPPEKPEFKAFLIDNPPRLVLDVKNLKPSAPLSQPSADHPYFQRLRSAPRNKNDFRLVFDLKNQTDIHGYTIDIESTAHGSSLITLTDESTLTREQNPNTFEPSNYAHSNSELHKYDLTAPQQSTNDSYPGNFKENRIGASSDESFFNDLISDWEISGYAEVESLGFFQTPQDNQQHSHYISGAINPELYRSWDNGSQSFTFSPFYRYSQHDSRRTHFDIRELTWLKAAYDWELRVGFRQVFWGVTEGFHLIDIINQADFVENIDGEQKLGQPMINLALIQDWGTIDLFLLTGFRERTFAGHEGRLRTHPVTSVGDAQFEREGVEKHLAYAGRYSHSFGDWDVGLAHFYGTARQPTMLPRFNQLGEIERIIPLYENINQTSIDVQTIKGSWLWKLEALMRSGQGDRFYAATGGVEYTFFDLFESGVDLGLIAEYMYDSRGYNNFQALTQQALFQDDFLAAVRLGFNDIQNTQLLAGVIFDRTQNSKIYNIEASRRIGNDWTVDLQVRLFRGIPVTDPLIMFSADDHVRFQLKYHF, encoded by the coding sequence ATGCGCAACACCCGACTTAAATATATTAGCTTGGCAACTTGCTTGGCATTTTCGGAAGCTGATGCACAACAATTAGTGTTGGATTCGATCGACTACCAATCAACATCCCGTCAAGCCGTGATAGATCTTAGCATCGCTCCCACGGAGCCTCCTGAAAAGCCCGAATTCAAGGCCTTTCTAATCGACAATCCGCCTCGTCTCGTACTCGATGTAAAAAACCTGAAACCTTCGGCACCGCTTAGCCAGCCATCTGCCGATCATCCCTATTTCCAACGCTTACGCAGCGCGCCTCGAAATAAAAACGATTTCCGGCTTGTCTTCGACTTAAAAAATCAAACCGACATACACGGATACACAATCGATATTGAATCAACCGCTCACGGATCGAGCCTGATTACCCTAACAGACGAATCGACTTTAACCCGGGAACAAAACCCGAATACCTTCGAGCCATCGAATTATGCGCACTCAAACAGCGAACTCCACAAATACGATTTAACCGCCCCCCAACAATCGACAAACGACTCGTATCCTGGGAATTTCAAAGAAAACCGCATCGGCGCATCGAGCGATGAATCCTTTTTTAACGACTTAATATCCGATTGGGAAATTTCCGGCTATGCCGAAGTGGAAAGCCTGGGCTTTTTTCAAACCCCGCAAGACAACCAACAACATAGCCACTATATTTCCGGCGCGATAAACCCAGAACTCTACCGAAGTTGGGATAACGGATCGCAAAGCTTTACCTTCTCGCCCTTTTATCGCTACTCTCAACACGACAGCCGCCGCACCCATTTCGATATCCGCGAATTAACGTGGCTAAAAGCCGCCTACGATTGGGAACTGCGGGTCGGCTTCCGTCAAGTATTTTGGGGCGTCACCGAAGGCTTTCATTTGATCGACATCATCAATCAAGCCGATTTTGTCGAAAACATCGACGGCGAACAAAAACTCGGCCAGCCGATGATTAACTTAGCCTTGATACAAGACTGGGGCACCATCGATTTGTTTTTACTGACCGGCTTTCGCGAAAGAACCTTTGCAGGACACGAAGGCCGCTTAAGAACGCACCCCGTAACCTCAGTCGGAGACGCCCAATTTGAAAGAGAAGGCGTCGAGAAACACTTGGCTTACGCCGGGAGATATTCTCATTCTTTCGGCGACTGGGATGTCGGACTCGCTCATTTTTACGGCACCGCCCGCCAACCGACGATGCTGCCTCGCTTCAATCAGTTAGGCGAAATTGAACGAATCATCCCGCTTTATGAAAACATCAATCAAACCAGCATCGATGTACAAACGATCAAAGGCAGCTGGCTATGGAAACTTGAAGCGTTAATGCGTTCGGGACAAGGAGACCGATTTTATGCAGCGACCGGCGGCGTCGAATATACATTCTTCGACCTCTTCGAATCGGGCGTCGACCTAGGCTTGATAGCTGAATACATGTACGACAGCCGTGGCTACAATAATTTTCAGGCATTAACACAACAAGCCCTATTTCAAGACGACTTCTTAGCCGCAGTTCGTCTGGGCTTTAACGATATTCAAAACACCCAGCTGCTTGCCGGCGTCATTTTCGATCGCACCCAAAACTCTAAAATATACAATATCGAAGCCAGTCGACGCATCGGCAACGATTGGACTGTAGACCTTCAAGTCCGTCTATTTCGCGGCATACCGGTCACCGATCCGTTAATCATGTTCAGCGCCGACGACCATGTACGCTTTCAGCTCAAATACCATTTTTAG